A portion of the Desulforegula conservatrix Mb1Pa genome contains these proteins:
- a CDS encoding lysophospholipid acyltransferase family protein, which translates to MPLKEQFIYYFLCGLIRGLGLIPVKTREYLASQIARLWFNLDKRHRSLTMKNLSMVFDKKSKTEIRDLARDVFKQWILVLFELGWGFSLDKRNFGKYADIYGWEHVMAAHKKKKGILFCTGHLGNWEIMIAGFQKMKAPINVVYRPIDFKPFDRFINESRTRLGLKLIPVRNAMEKITKTLADREMIAMLIDQNANYSNGVFVDFMGHEACTSQGMARLALATGASVVPGFMVRDKGRYRMEFLPEIQLIRTGDYMEDIQINTARYNKAVADYSLKYANQWFWLHNRWKTKRFSAWPKQ; encoded by the coding sequence ATGCCATTAAAAGAACAGTTTATTTATTATTTTCTTTGCGGATTGATCCGAGGCCTTGGTTTAATTCCTGTAAAAACAAGAGAGTATCTTGCGTCTCAGATTGCAAGGCTCTGGTTTAATCTGGACAAAAGGCACCGTAGTCTGACCATGAAAAATCTTTCCATGGTTTTTGATAAAAAAAGCAAAACAGAAATCAGGGATCTTGCCAGGGATGTCTTTAAACAGTGGATTCTTGTTCTTTTTGAATTAGGATGGGGGTTCTCGCTGGATAAGAGGAATTTCGGCAAATATGCGGATATTTATGGGTGGGAGCATGTAATGGCTGCCCATAAGAAGAAAAAAGGCATTCTCTTCTGCACTGGCCATCTTGGAAATTGGGAAATTATGATTGCAGGTTTTCAGAAGATGAAGGCTCCGATAAATGTTGTATATCGTCCGATTGATTTCAAACCGTTTGACAGATTTATAAATGAATCAAGAACCAGGCTTGGACTTAAGCTTATTCCAGTAAGAAATGCCATGGAAAAGATTACAAAAACCCTGGCTGACAGAGAAATGATTGCCATGCTGATAGATCAGAACGCAAATTACAGCAATGGCGTTTTTGTGGACTTCATGGGACACGAGGCATGTACATCCCAGGGTATGGCAAGACTTGCTCTCGCGACAGGCGCATCTGTTGTTCCTGGTTTCATGGTCAGGGACAAAGGCAGATACAGAATGGAATTTCTTCCTGAGATTCAACTGATCAGAACCGGCGATTATATGGAAGATATCCAGATCAACACAGCAAGGTATAACAAGGCTGTTGCTGATTATTCTCTTAAATATGCAAATCAGTGGTTCTGGCTTCATAACAGATGGAAGACCAAAAGATTCAGCGCATGGCCAAAGCAGTAA
- the purE gene encoding 5-(carboxyamino)imidazole ribonucleotide mutase has product MGENNTYKPVISKSAYIHPSAVIIGNVEIGANVFVGPNAVIRSDEADHNNHVAPMIIEDDVNIQDNVVIHALAGSTLKIGKGSSVSHSAIVHGPCEIGKECFIGFGSVVFKASVGDGTVVMHKALVENAVIPEKRSVPSGTIIKNDEDALMLEPVTEDLSAFAGRVRQNNLNLLNSSIYKKTNYKMNRAPKIAVVMGSKSDMDAMKECINVLDDFGIPHEVRIISAHRTPERAHAFAREATDRGLQIVIAAAGKSAHLAGVMASMTTIPVIGVPMQTSDLGGLDSLFSVVQMPGGVPVATTAIGRAGAKNAALLAISILSLNDNSLNERLKEYRRAMQHAVEMMDDEVCVAIPC; this is encoded by the coding sequence ATGGGCGAGAATAATACATATAAACCTGTGATATCAAAATCGGCTTATATTCATCCCTCCGCAGTTATAATCGGCAATGTGGAAATAGGCGCAAATGTATTTGTCGGGCCCAACGCCGTAATAAGATCTGATGAAGCTGACCACAACAACCATGTTGCTCCGATGATAATTGAAGACGATGTAAACATTCAGGATAATGTTGTCATACACGCGCTTGCAGGATCCACCTTAAAAATAGGAAAAGGTTCTTCGGTTTCACATTCAGCAATAGTCCATGGGCCATGTGAAATAGGAAAAGAGTGTTTTATAGGATTCGGCAGTGTTGTATTCAAAGCGTCAGTGGGAGACGGCACTGTTGTTATGCATAAGGCTCTTGTGGAGAATGCCGTGATTCCTGAAAAAAGATCCGTACCTTCAGGAACAATAATAAAAAATGATGAAGACGCCTTAATGCTTGAGCCTGTGACTGAAGATTTGTCGGCTTTTGCCGGAAGGGTCAGGCAGAATAATCTTAATCTCTTGAATTCTTCCATCTATAAAAAGACCAACTATAAAATGAACAGGGCTCCCAAAATTGCTGTGGTCATGGGAAGCAAGTCAGATATGGATGCAATGAAAGAATGCATAAATGTTCTGGACGATTTTGGAATACCCCATGAAGTCAGAATTATTTCAGCACATAGAACTCCTGAAAGAGCACATGCTTTTGCCAGGGAAGCTACTGACAGAGGCCTGCAAATAGTAATTGCAGCAGCAGGAAAGTCAGCTCATCTGGCAGGCGTAATGGCTTCCATGACAACAATTCCTGTAATAGGTGTTCCAATGCAGACTTCGGATCTCGGCGGTCTTGATTCTCTCTTTTCAGTCGTTCAGATGCCTGGCGGTGTACCGGTTGCTACAACCGCGATAGGCCGGGCAGGCGCTAAAAATGCGGCATTACTGGCAATTTCCATTCTCTCACTTAATGACAATTCATTAAATGAAAGACTTAAGGAGTACCGGAGGGCAATGCAGCATGCAGTTGAGATGATGGATGATGAAGTGTGTGTGGCAATTCCTTGTTGA
- a CDS encoding DUF2294 domain-containing protein, which produces MLNKKNKGQAESLISEAMIKFEKEYMGRGPVETRTYIIEDMILVRLKGVLTPAEHQLAMHQDNASGRELIKQVRVKLLESGRPLMEKEIEGIMNCKVKSLHTDISTITGERVIIFILEKQIP; this is translated from the coding sequence TTGCTTAACAAAAAAAACAAAGGTCAGGCAGAATCCCTGATCAGTGAAGCCATGATAAAATTCGAAAAAGAATATATGGGGAGAGGTCCCGTCGAAACCAGGACATATATTATTGAGGATATGATTCTGGTTCGCTTAAAAGGAGTTCTTACACCAGCAGAACATCAGCTCGCAATGCATCAGGATAATGCGAGCGGAAGGGAGCTTATCAAGCAGGTCAGGGTCAAGCTTCTTGAAAGCGGAAGACCTTTGATGGAAAAGGAAATTGAGGGCATCATGAATTGCAAGGTCAAAAGTCTTCACACAGACATTAGCACAATAACAGGTGAAAGGGTTATTATCTTCATATTGGAAAAACAGATTCCATAG
- the fdhF gene encoding formate dehydrogenase subunit alpha — translation MSTNAININGKEIAFEAGMTILEIARENGIGIPTLCHLKGATPTGACRICVVEVEGMKNLAASCCTPASEGMIIQTESQKVKNARKMVLELMLASGKHDCDTGECAGANDDCMLKNLAEKYKADPKRFKRSDRAEIQPETDNPMIIRDMSKCILCGRCVQACNDFQVNNAIGFGFRGIKSRIIAGANKTLTDSKCVFCGECVQACPVGALKEKKSINEIKQSSKKTKIRSTCPYCGVGCQVWLHVMDGKIFRVTGVDDAQPNMGRLCVKGRFGYDFIYSEERLKTPLIREKDSFREASWDEALDLVASKFKQIIEKHGADSVAGISCSRSINEDSYQMQKLFRSVFGTNNIDNCARTUHAPTVAGLATAFGSGAMTNSFNEFARAKMFMVIGSNMTEAHPVAATFVKNAVMAGAEMIVVDPRRHALVDFASIHVPLKVGTDIAFLNGLMHVIISEELYDRKFVDSCTIGLNDIKENVESYTPKRSAEICGISPQLIVKVARKIASVKPFMLCYTLGITEHTCGTNNVFAIANLQMLLGNMGIECGGVNPLRGQNNVQGACDMGALPGIFPGYQSVTNKGSRDKFEKAWGVTGLPDKKGIMIPQIIEALSTGSIKAFYVFGENLANSEPDIRKVEKNLSSAEFLVCQDIFMTETARFAHVVLPAAAWSENDGTFTNSERRVSRVRTASNPPGIAMPNWWIFKEIAKRFGHNWESDSASEIWDNEVTELAPQLKGIKYKRLEKNGLQWPCPDEEHPGVCILHKEGRFTCGLGIFTPVEWTPPAEVPDSEYPFMLSTGRRLYHYHTRTQTGRCAGLDELMPEETADISVKDAEKLGIKSGDRINVISRRGKVSINARITDEVPAGMLWMSFHFRETCANWLTNPVYDPVSFTAEYKACAVKIEKKQKQ, via the coding sequence ATGTCGACTAATGCTATAAACATAAATGGTAAAGAGATTGCTTTCGAAGCAGGAATGACAATCCTCGAAATAGCTCGGGAAAATGGAATAGGTATACCCACATTATGCCATCTCAAGGGAGCAACTCCGACCGGAGCATGCAGGATCTGCGTTGTGGAAGTAGAAGGAATGAAAAATCTTGCTGCATCATGCTGCACTCCAGCTTCTGAAGGTATGATTATTCAGACTGAATCTCAAAAAGTTAAGAATGCCAGAAAAATGGTTCTAGAACTTATGCTTGCATCAGGAAAACATGACTGCGACACAGGAGAATGTGCCGGAGCAAATGACGACTGCATGCTGAAAAATCTGGCCGAAAAATATAAGGCCGACCCCAAAAGATTCAAAAGATCTGACAGGGCTGAAATACAGCCAGAGACTGACAATCCGATGATAATCAGGGATATGTCAAAATGCATACTTTGCGGAAGATGCGTGCAGGCATGCAATGATTTCCAGGTGAACAATGCTATAGGATTCGGATTCAGGGGAATAAAAAGCAGAATAATTGCAGGAGCCAATAAAACACTTACAGATTCAAAATGCGTTTTCTGCGGTGAATGCGTCCAAGCTTGTCCTGTTGGTGCGTTAAAAGAAAAAAAATCAATAAATGAAATCAAGCAGTCCTCCAAAAAAACAAAAATAAGATCAACCTGCCCTTACTGCGGAGTCGGATGTCAGGTATGGCTGCATGTCATGGATGGAAAGATATTCAGGGTTACAGGAGTAGATGACGCCCAGCCAAACATGGGCAGACTCTGCGTAAAAGGCAGATTCGGTTATGATTTTATTTATTCGGAAGAAAGACTGAAAACCCCTCTTATACGCGAAAAGGATAGTTTCAGAGAGGCGTCATGGGACGAGGCTCTTGACCTTGTTGCATCAAAATTCAAGCAAATTATTGAAAAACATGGGGCTGATTCTGTGGCAGGCATCAGCTGCTCAAGGAGCATAAACGAAGATTCTTACCAGATGCAGAAACTATTCAGGTCTGTTTTTGGCACGAACAACATAGATAACTGCGCCCGAACCTGACACGCTCCCACAGTCGCCGGTCTGGCGACAGCTTTCGGTTCAGGCGCCATGACAAACTCATTTAATGAATTTGCCAGAGCCAAAATGTTCATGGTCATAGGTTCAAACATGACCGAAGCCCATCCTGTTGCGGCAACTTTTGTCAAAAATGCTGTAATGGCAGGAGCTGAAATGATTGTTGTGGATCCGAGGCGTCATGCGCTTGTGGATTTTGCTTCAATTCATGTACCGCTAAAAGTCGGGACTGACATTGCGTTTTTAAATGGCCTCATGCACGTCATAATAAGTGAAGAACTTTATGACAGAAAATTTGTCGATTCATGCACCATCGGATTAAACGATATTAAGGAAAATGTTGAATCCTACACACCAAAAAGATCGGCTGAAATATGCGGAATATCGCCCCAGCTCATAGTCAAGGTCGCAAGAAAAATTGCTTCTGTAAAACCTTTTATGCTCTGCTATACTCTTGGAATAACCGAGCATACCTGCGGCACAAATAATGTTTTTGCCATTGCCAATCTTCAGATGCTTCTTGGAAACATGGGCATTGAATGTGGAGGAGTAAATCCTCTGCGTGGCCAGAATAATGTTCAGGGAGCTTGCGATATGGGCGCACTGCCTGGAATATTCCCGGGTTACCAGTCAGTCACGAACAAGGGATCAAGGGATAAATTTGAAAAAGCATGGGGTGTTACTGGTCTTCCTGATAAAAAAGGCATCATGATTCCCCAAATTATTGAAGCTCTTTCAACTGGATCAATAAAGGCTTTCTATGTCTTTGGCGAAAATCTTGCCAATTCAGAGCCTGATATAAGAAAAGTTGAAAAGAACCTGTCTTCCGCAGAATTTCTTGTTTGTCAGGATATTTTCATGACAGAGACAGCCCGCTTCGCCCACGTTGTGCTTCCTGCAGCCGCATGGAGTGAGAATGACGGAACTTTCACAAACAGCGAAAGAAGGGTAAGCAGGGTAAGAACAGCAAGTAATCCTCCTGGAATTGCAATGCCAAACTGGTGGATTTTCAAGGAGATTGCAAAAAGATTCGGCCATAATTGGGAATCAGACAGTGCCAGTGAGATATGGGATAATGAGGTTACCGAACTTGCTCCCCAGTTAAAAGGAATAAAATACAAAAGGCTTGAAAAAAATGGCCTTCAGTGGCCATGCCCGGATGAAGAACATCCCGGCGTATGCATATTGCATAAAGAAGGCCGCTTCACATGCGGGCTTGGAATATTCACGCCTGTTGAATGGACTCCTCCTGCTGAAGTTCCGGATAGCGAATATCCTTTCATGCTAAGCACAGGCAGAAGACTGTACCACTATCACACAAGAACCCAGACAGGAAGATGCGCCGGACTTGATGAACTCATGCCTGAGGAAACTGCGGATATTTCAGTTAAAGACGCAGAAAAACTTGGAATAAAATCAGGAGACAGAATCAACGTTATTTCAAGACGAGGCAAAGTCAGCATAAACGCAAGAATTACGGATGAAGTCCCTGCTGGAATGCTCTGGATGAGCTTCCATTTCAGGGAAACATGCGCCAACTGGCTGACAAATCCAGTTTATGATCCTGTCAGTTTCACCGCAGAATACAAAGCCTGTGCCGTTAAAATCGAAAAGAAACAAAAGCAATAA
- a CDS encoding Lcl C-terminal domain-containing protein, whose translation MRKFKKTLGIICMLALLVPVMAYSADKPEKAPSGPHASSFVDNKDGTVTDKKTGLTWKQCPEGITGGDCATGKADKFKWQFALDHAKSINDGEGFAGKKDWRVPAIDELATIIDANRKDPSINLTAFPNTPFDAFYWSSTTTDDGKNACCYIFGIGKRLWSFKFDVGYLRLVRGEMKNAVKATEEDKPEEKKKDSSKKSDKKTGDVKTTDTKTDAVKSESEKK comes from the coding sequence ATGAGAAAGTTTAAAAAAACATTAGGGATAATATGCATGCTTGCGCTGCTTGTTCCTGTTATGGCCTATTCTGCGGATAAACCTGAAAAGGCTCCTTCAGGTCCGCATGCGTCAAGTTTTGTTGATAACAAGGATGGCACAGTCACTGACAAGAAAACCGGACTTACCTGGAAGCAGTGTCCTGAAGGGATAACCGGTGGCGACTGTGCTACTGGAAAAGCCGATAAATTCAAATGGCAATTCGCCCTGGATCATGCAAAGTCAATTAATGACGGTGAAGGATTTGCAGGTAAAAAGGACTGGAGAGTCCCGGCGATAGATGAGCTTGCGACCATCATTGATGCTAATCGGAAAGACCCCTCAATAAATTTGACTGCATTCCCTAATACGCCTTTTGATGCATTTTACTGGTCGTCAACTACGACTGACGATGGTAAAAACGCTTGTTGCTACATCTTTGGCATTGGCAAGAGACTTTGGAGCTTTAAATTCGATGTCGGATATCTCAGGCTTGTCCGCGGTGAAATGAAAAATGCCGTAAAGGCGACTGAAGAAGATAAGCCTGAGGAAAAAAAGAAAGACTCATCAAAGAAAAGTGATAAAAAGACCGGCGATGTAAAGACCACTGACACAAAGACTGATGCTGTAAAAAGCGAATCAGAAAAGAAATAA
- the nifJ gene encoding pyruvate:ferredoxin (flavodoxin) oxidoreductase, with protein MAKTMKTIDGNTAAAHVAYALTDVAAIYPITPSTPMGETSDAWAADGKTNIFGSPLTVRQLQSEAGAAGAVHGALAAGALTTTFTASQGLLLMIPNMYKIAGELLPAVFHVTARSIAAHALSIFGDHQDVMACRQTGFAMLCSGSVQEVQDMALVAHLASIESRVPFLHFFDGFRTSHEIQKIEMIDYADMKKLVNMEAVEAFRQSAMNPEHPEIRGTAQNPDIYFQGREAANLYYDAVPSVVAEYMNKVYELTGRRYGLFDYVGHAEADRIIIAMGSGCEAIEETVEYLLAKGEKVGLVKVRLFRPFDINALLEAVPATAKCITVLDRTKEPGSTGDPLYLDVCTAFMEKGQSPKIISGRYGLGSKEFTPSMVKAVYDNMKKAGPKNHFTVGIKDDVSFTSLDVTEIIETTAKGTVQAKFWGLGSDGTVGANKTAIKIIGDNAGKFAQGYFSYDSKKSGGITVSHLRFGDLPIKSTYLVSNADFIACHKSNYVQIYDVLEGIRNGGTFLLNSPWTAEEMENQLPANVKQIIAAKNIKFYNIDAVKIATGVGLGGRINMIMQTAFFKLSGVLPVDTAIAYLKDDIKKTYGRKGDEIVRMNIEAVDQTIANLVEIKVPASWATAAATSSEVEEVPEYVENVMRPILAQKGDSLPVSAFEPDGLFPVATSQFEKRGVAIDVPEWIPANCIQCNQCAYVCPHAAIIPVLATDDELEDAPASFVTVPATGKELKDFKFRIQVNTLDCQGCGNCEDICPAKTKALVMKPLDTQTAVEVPNHKFSLTIPFKDNVVPRTTVKGSQFQKPLMEFSGACSGCGETPYVKLITQLFGERMLVANATGCSSIWGASAPSTPYCVNKDGFGPAWGNSLFEDAAEFGYGKLVAIKHRREALAAQVKEALNLEISDELKDAMNAWLETMDDGEKSRQTGDMMNAILSMEPVASDLLDKIASQADLFTKKSHWIFGGDGWAYDIGFGGLDHVIASGEDINILVMDTEVYSNTGGQSSKATPTGSIAKFAASGKKTAKKDLGRIAMTYGYVYVASISMGANKQQTIKAILEAEAYPGPSIILCYAPCINQGIKKGMGKSQEEAKLAVECGYWPLYRFNPDLASEGKNPFVLESKAPDGTLQQFLSGEARYSQLERSFPDESKRLRAKIEEEVAGRYNDLVSLSGAKPECK; from the coding sequence ATGGCAAAGACCATGAAAACAATTGACGGGAACACGGCTGCCGCGCATGTTGCTTATGCTCTCACAGATGTTGCGGCTATATATCCAATAACTCCGTCAACCCCCATGGGTGAGACATCAGATGCGTGGGCGGCGGATGGCAAAACCAATATCTTCGGTTCTCCACTTACCGTAAGACAGCTTCAGTCAGAAGCCGGAGCGGCAGGTGCAGTCCACGGCGCACTTGCAGCTGGTGCTCTTACCACAACGTTTACAGCTTCCCAGGGTCTTCTTCTGATGATCCCAAACATGTACAAGATAGCTGGCGAACTTTTGCCTGCTGTTTTTCATGTTACTGCAAGATCAATCGCTGCACACGCTCTATCCATCTTTGGCGATCACCAGGACGTAATGGCCTGCCGTCAGACCGGTTTTGCGATGCTTTGCTCAGGTTCTGTTCAGGAAGTTCAGGATATGGCGCTCGTCGCCCATCTTGCATCAATCGAAAGCAGAGTTCCTTTCCTTCATTTTTTTGATGGTTTCAGAACCTCCCATGAAATTCAGAAAATCGAGATGATCGATTATGCTGATATGAAGAAACTCGTCAACATGGAAGCTGTCGAAGCTTTCCGTCAGAGCGCCATGAATCCTGAGCATCCTGAGATTCGCGGTACTGCACAGAACCCAGACATTTATTTCCAGGGCCGTGAAGCCGCAAATCTTTATTATGATGCAGTTCCGAGCGTAGTTGCGGAATACATGAATAAGGTTTACGAGCTGACAGGCAGACGCTATGGACTCTTTGACTATGTAGGTCATGCTGAAGCAGACAGAATAATTATTGCAATGGGTTCAGGCTGCGAGGCCATTGAGGAAACCGTTGAATACCTTCTTGCAAAGGGTGAAAAAGTCGGTCTTGTTAAGGTAAGACTTTTCCGTCCGTTTGACATAAATGCATTGCTTGAAGCAGTTCCAGCGACTGCTAAGTGCATCACTGTTCTTGACAGAACCAAGGAACCTGGATCAACAGGTGATCCTCTTTATCTTGATGTCTGCACTGCTTTCATGGAAAAAGGTCAGTCTCCAAAGATAATCAGCGGCCGTTATGGTCTTGGCTCCAAGGAGTTCACTCCTTCCATGGTCAAGGCTGTTTATGACAATATGAAAAAGGCTGGCCCCAAGAATCATTTCACGGTTGGTATCAAGGATGACGTTTCCTTCACTTCACTTGATGTGACAGAAATAATTGAAACCACTGCAAAAGGAACTGTTCAGGCCAAATTCTGGGGTCTTGGTTCAGATGGTACTGTTGGTGCGAATAAGACTGCCATCAAGATCATCGGTGACAATGCAGGCAAGTTCGCGCAAGGGTATTTTTCATACGACTCCAAGAAGTCCGGCGGGATCACTGTGTCCCATCTCAGATTCGGTGATCTTCCGATAAAGTCGACTTACCTTGTATCAAACGCTGACTTCATAGCATGCCACAAGTCCAATTATGTTCAGATTTATGATGTTCTCGAAGGCATAAGAAACGGCGGAACCTTCCTTCTCAACTCTCCATGGACTGCGGAAGAGATGGAAAATCAGCTTCCTGCCAATGTTAAGCAGATAATAGCTGCCAAGAATATCAAATTCTATAATATAGATGCTGTAAAGATTGCGACCGGCGTAGGTCTTGGCGGCCGCATCAACATGATCATGCAGACCGCATTCTTCAAACTTTCTGGTGTTCTTCCTGTTGATACGGCTATTGCCTATCTTAAGGACGACATCAAGAAGACGTACGGAAGAAAAGGCGATGAAATTGTTCGCATGAATATAGAGGCAGTTGACCAGACCATAGCAAATCTTGTTGAAATTAAGGTTCCTGCTTCATGGGCTACAGCGGCTGCTACATCTTCCGAAGTTGAAGAAGTTCCTGAATATGTAGAAAATGTAATGCGTCCGATTCTTGCTCAGAAGGGTGACAGTCTCCCTGTTTCAGCTTTTGAGCCTGACGGTCTTTTCCCTGTTGCAACTTCCCAGTTTGAAAAACGAGGCGTTGCCATAGATGTTCCTGAGTGGATACCTGCAAACTGTATTCAGTGTAATCAGTGCGCTTATGTATGCCCTCATGCAGCTATCATTCCTGTTCTTGCAACTGATGACGAGCTTGAAGATGCTCCTGCATCATTTGTTACCGTTCCTGCAACAGGCAAGGAGCTCAAGGATTTCAAGTTCAGAATCCAGGTTAATACCCTTGATTGCCAGGGCTGCGGAAACTGCGAGGATATCTGCCCTGCCAAGACCAAGGCTCTTGTAATGAAGCCTCTTGATACCCAGACTGCTGTTGAGGTTCCAAACCATAAATTCTCCCTGACAATTCCTTTCAAGGATAATGTGGTTCCGCGCACAACAGTAAAAGGCAGTCAGTTCCAGAAGCCTCTCATGGAATTCTCAGGTGCGTGCTCGGGATGCGGTGAAACTCCGTATGTCAAGCTCATCACCCAGCTTTTTGGCGAGCGCATGCTTGTTGCAAACGCCACTGGTTGCTCGTCAATCTGGGGCGCTTCAGCGCCGTCAACTCCATACTGTGTTAACAAGGATGGCTTTGGCCCTGCATGGGGTAACTCACTCTTTGAAGACGCAGCGGAATTCGGGTACGGAAAACTTGTTGCCATCAAGCATCGCAGGGAAGCTCTTGCTGCTCAGGTAAAAGAAGCTCTCAACCTTGAAATTTCTGACGAGCTTAAAGACGCCATGAATGCATGGCTCGAAACCATGGATGACGGTGAAAAATCCCGCCAGACTGGTGATATGATGAATGCAATTCTTAGCATGGAACCAGTTGCAAGTGATCTCCTTGACAAAATAGCTTCCCAGGCTGATCTGTTCACCAAAAAATCACATTGGATATTCGGTGGTGACGGCTGGGCATATGACATAGGTTTCGGTGGTCTTGACCATGTAATTGCTTCAGGTGAAGACATCAATATCCTTGTAATGGATACAGAAGTTTACTCGAATACCGGCGGGCAGTCTTCAAAGGCTACTCCGACTGGTTCGATCGCAAAATTTGCAGCATCAGGCAAGAAAACAGCAAAGAAAGACCTTGGCAGAATTGCAATGACCTATGGCTATGTTTATGTCGCATCCATATCAATGGGCGCTAACAAACAGCAGACCATTAAGGCGATTCTTGAGGCAGAAGCTTATCCTGGGCCTTCAATCATACTCTGCTATGCACCTTGTATAAATCAGGGCATAAAGAAAGGTATGGGCAAATCCCAGGAAGAGGCAAAACTTGCTGTTGAATGTGGATACTGGCCTCTTTATCGCTTTAATCCTGATCTTGCTTCAGAAGGAAAGAATCCTTTTGTTCTTGAATCAAAAGCACCGGATGGAACGCTTCAGCAGTTCCTTTCAGGCGAAGCGAGATATTCCCAGCTTGAGAGGTCTTTCCCTGATGAGTCCAAGCGCCTCAGAGCCAAAATCGAGGAAGAGGTTGCTGGAAGATATAATGATCTTGTTTCTCTTTCCGGCGCAAAGCCTGAATGCAAATAA
- a CDS encoding DUF6160 family protein, whose protein sequence is MKKFLASIAAAAIITVPMTSFALEPMTKGDLKKATGQAGVSIFFDHIVMVISSQPTVTYWDTDGVSSYAGTIGQVKSAGIRIEYGPKKSTSQK, encoded by the coding sequence ATGAAAAAATTTTTAGCGAGTATAGCAGCTGCGGCAATCATTACTGTTCCTATGACTTCCTTCGCCTTAGAACCAATGACTAAGGGTGATCTTAAAAAAGCTACTGGACAGGCAGGAGTAAGTATTTTTTTTGATCACATTGTAATGGTTATTAGCTCGCAGCCAACTGTCACATATTGGGATACGGATGGAGTTTCATCTTATGCCGGAACTATAGGGCAGGTAAAGTCGGCTGGTATCAGAATTGAGTATGGACCCAAAAAATCAACCAGCCAAAAATAA